One window of the Pseudomonadota bacterium genome contains the following:
- a CDS encoding ribonuclease HII has protein sequence MACSLTGLIGGIDEAGRGPLAGPVVSSCVIWKELPGERAAINDSKLLTEKKRVEFFRWIFANAYKIGIGTATHEEIEKINILRASLLSMERALKDTDIQPDLLLIDGNYGIKTFPRSKPIVKGDRKCFFVACASIIAKVVRDSIMEEYDALYPQYNFRKNKGYPTKDHRKAIEEYGASPIHRKTFKGVKEYLVG, from the coding sequence ATGGCTTGTTCTCTCACAGGGCTCATTGGCGGGATTGATGAGGCCGGCAGGGGACCGCTTGCGGGACCTGTGGTATCATCGTGCGTTATCTGGAAAGAATTGCCCGGTGAAAGAGCAGCGATCAATGACTCAAAACTCCTTACTGAAAAAAAAAGGGTGGAATTTTTCAGATGGATCTTTGCCAATGCATATAAAATAGGCATAGGAACCGCAACCCATGAGGAGATAGAAAAGATAAACATCCTGAGAGCCAGTCTCCTGTCAATGGAAAGGGCTCTTAAGGATACAGATATTCAGCCGGACCTCCTGCTCATTGACGGGAATTACGGTATAAAGACATTTCCGCGCAGCAAACCGATAGTAAAGGGGGACAGGAAGTGTTTCTTCGTTGCCTGCGCCTCCATCATTGCAAAGGTTGTAAGGGACAGCATCATGGAAGAATATGATGCGCTTTACCCTCAATACAATTTCAGGAAAAATAAAGGCTATCCCACAAAAGATCACAGAAAGGCAATAGAAGAATATGGGGCTTCTCCCATTCACAGAAAAACATTCAAGGGTGTAAAAGAATATCTTGTCGGGTAA
- the rimM gene encoding ribosome maturation factor RimM (Essential for efficient processing of 16S rRNA) — protein sequence MSNEVYIPVGRIVSTHSIKGEAKFRYYNEDKEVFYRYTSFFIKDGDGWGKLELTGISFRKGFFHINFKGLEKPEDLSYLINRELFVKEEDLPQLSENEYYEYQLLGLDVFSENGEELGKVAQIIRTGANDVMLVRGEKEILIPMIEDYISEINVKKVFIKLTNLFTEFPGN from the coding sequence TTGAGTAATGAAGTGTATATCCCGGTCGGGAGAATAGTATCCACTCACAGCATTAAAGGGGAAGCTAAATTCCGGTATTATAATGAAGACAAAGAGGTGTTCTACAGGTACACCTCTTTTTTCATTAAAGATGGCGACGGATGGGGAAAACTTGAACTGACTGGCATAAGCTTTCGCAAAGGCTTCTTCCACATAAATTTTAAAGGGTTAGAAAAACCTGAAGACCTTTCCTATCTGATAAACAGGGAACTATTCGTAAAAGAGGAAGACCTCCCGCAGTTGAGCGAAAATGAATATTACGAATATCAACTTCTGGGGCTTGATGTATTCAGCGAAAATGGCGAAGAACTTGGTAAAGTGGCGCAGATCATTCGTACAGGCGCAAATGATGTAATGCTCGTAAGAGGTGAAAAAGAAATTCTTATCCCCATGATAGAAGACTATATTAGTGAAATAAACGTTAAGAAGGTCTTTATAAAATTAACAAACCTATTTACAGAGTTTCCGGGCAACTGA
- the rplS gene encoding 50S ribosomal protein L19, with protein MNEMIDLIEKEHMRLDLPEINIGDNVKVYTKILEGDKERIQVFEGVVIRRRGGNTRATFTVRKVSYSVGIEKTFPVHSPLIDTIEVISKSKIRRARLFYLRNLRGKAAKLKEKRY; from the coding sequence ATGAACGAGATGATTGATTTAATTGAAAAAGAACATATGAGGCTCGATTTACCGGAGATAAACATCGGCGACAACGTAAAGGTCTATACGAAAATCCTGGAAGGAGACAAGGAGCGCATACAGGTTTTCGAGGGCGTTGTCATAAGAAGAAGGGGCGGCAATACCAGGGCAACCTTTACTGTGAGAAAGGTATCTTACAGCGTCGGGATAGAAAAGACATTCCCCGTGCATTCACCCCTTATAGACACTATCGAGGTAATAAGCAAGAGCAAGATCAGGAGAGCAAGGCTTTTCTACTTGAGGAACCTGAGAGGAAAAGCAGCAAAACTCAAAGAAAAAAGGTATTAA
- a CDS encoding RNA methyltransferase — MYDKNRDIIATSVTNLELHDIARSCMTFGIELCYIVTPLTRQREISEKLIHHWEHGYGATYNPKRSAALKRVRIISDFNEMLEEVKINGAPIIIGTSSHERAHKAIGYRELRAWTEREERPFLMLFGTGWGLTDETTDLCEKMLIPIKGAGEYNHLSLRVALGIILDRIFGERGDKHERDD, encoded by the coding sequence GTGTATGACAAGAACAGAGATATAATCGCAACAAGCGTAACCAACCTGGAATTACATGACATTGCAAGAAGTTGCATGACATTTGGTATTGAGTTATGCTATATTGTTACGCCACTTACCAGACAGAGGGAAATATCGGAGAAGCTTATCCACCACTGGGAACATGGGTACGGGGCAACATACAACCCCAAAAGGAGTGCGGCACTAAAGAGGGTAAGGATAATAAGCGATTTCAACGAAATGTTGGAAGAAGTTAAAATAAACGGCGCTCCTATAATCATAGGGACATCCTCCCATGAGAGGGCGCATAAAGCGATAGGCTATCGAGAGCTTCGCGCATGGACTGAAAGAGAAGAAAGACCTTTTCTTATGTTGTTCGGGACAGGCTGGGGTCTGACCGATGAAACAACAGATTTATGCGAGAAGATGCTCATACCGATAAAAGGTGCAGGCGAATATAACCATCTATCCTTAAGGGTAGCGCTCGGCATCATTCTTGACAGAATTTTTGGTGAAAGAGGAGACAAACATGAACGAGATGATTGA
- the trmD gene encoding tRNA (guanosine(37)-N1)-methyltransferase TrmD has protein sequence MIITILTLFPNIFASPLQESIIKKATDKGLVAFNIVNIRDFAEDIHRTCDDAPYGGGPGMVMKIDPIYKAMQHVEAQMGKPKHILLTPQGRVFEEATAVRLSKLSHISLICGRYEGIDERVLQFVDEEISIGDYVLSGGEMPALVLIDAIVRHIPGALGNEQSTLDESHTDKLLEYPQYTRPPLFMDMEVPPVLLSGDHEEIRKWRRKEAIKKTFFKRPDLMDAFEPNDEDRKLLRQIMEDIPE, from the coding sequence ATGATAATTACCATTCTGACATTGTTTCCGAACATATTTGCATCGCCCCTACAGGAAAGCATCATAAAAAAAGCAACGGACAAGGGCCTTGTTGCCTTTAATATTGTAAATATCAGGGACTTTGCAGAAGACATACACAGGACATGCGATGACGCCCCTTACGGCGGAGGCCCGGGCATGGTTATGAAGATAGACCCAATATATAAGGCTATGCAGCACGTTGAGGCACAAATGGGAAAGCCGAAGCATATCCTTCTAACACCGCAGGGCCGGGTCTTCGAAGAAGCAACGGCAGTCAGACTGTCAAAGTTGTCCCACATCTCCCTTATCTGCGGAAGATACGAAGGCATAGATGAAAGGGTACTTCAATTTGTTGACGAAGAGATATCCATCGGCGATTATGTGCTTTCAGGAGGAGAGATGCCTGCACTTGTTCTGATAGACGCCATTGTCAGGCACATCCCTGGGGCGCTGGGCAACGAGCAGTCAACATTGGACGAGAGCCATACGGACAAGCTTCTCGAATACCCACAGTATACAAGGCCGCCTTTATTTATGGACATGGAAGTACCTCCGGTACTCTTATCAGGCGACCACGAAGAGATACGAAAATGGAGGCGAAAAGAGGCGATAAAAAAAACGTTTTTTAAAAGACCCGATCTTATGGATGCCTTTGAGCCAAACGATGAAGACAGGAAATTGTTAAGGCAGATAATGGAGGATATCCCTGAATAA
- a CDS encoding YraN family protein: MSGKREEGIQGEEEATKTLKSKGYKIIEKNYRSPFGELDIIAEEGGYLVFVEVKKRNTRTFGNSLEAINAVKKKRIVKTAMFYMKTHKCLDRKVRFDVVGIDRENVKIVKHAFILE, translated from the coding sequence TTGTCGGGTAAAAGAGAAGAAGGTATACAAGGCGAAGAGGAGGCAACAAAAACCTTGAAGAGCAAAGGCTACAAAATAATTGAGAAAAATTACAGGAGCCCCTTCGGAGAACTTGACATTATAGCTGAAGAAGGTGGTTATCTTGTGTTTGTTGAGGTAAAAAAAAGGAATACCCGAACCTTTGGCAATTCCCTTGAAGCTATCAATGCCGTAAAAAAGAAACGTATAGTCAAAACCGCTATGTTTTATATGAAAACCCATAAATGCCTTGATAGAAAAGTGAGGTTTGATGTAGTAGGTATTGACAGGGAAAATGTGAAGATAGTAAAACATGCATTCAT